In Streptomyces sp. NBC_00878, a single window of DNA contains:
- a CDS encoding WhiB family transcriptional regulator, protein MLHPPHQSLQVAAVPPQPVPVRERDQEAPWHTEAVCRRDEAGLFFAPSKEPTAARLSREEAAKRVCGRCPVMVECREHALLQPEPYGVWGGLTAAERRVVLARRRRRDLELKKAARPAGTIAAAG, encoded by the coding sequence GTGCTGCATCCGCCGCATCAGTCCCTGCAGGTCGCTGCCGTTCCGCCCCAGCCGGTGCCGGTGCGGGAGAGGGACCAGGAAGCCCCGTGGCACACGGAGGCCGTGTGCCGCCGCGACGAGGCCGGCCTGTTCTTCGCGCCCTCCAAGGAACCCACCGCCGCCCGGCTGTCCCGGGAGGAGGCGGCAAAGCGGGTCTGCGGCCGCTGCCCGGTGATGGTCGAGTGCCGAGAACACGCGCTGCTGCAACCCGAGCCGTACGGAGTCTGGGGCGGCCTCACCGCCGCCGAGCGCCGCGTCGTGCTCGCCCGGCGCCGCCGCCGCGACCTCGAACTCAAGAAGGCCGCCCGCCCAGCGGGGACGATAGCCGCGGCCGGCTAG